The stretch of DNA GCCGTAGAACACGATCGACAGCACCACCACCATGAACAGCGCGCACAGGCCGGCGTCCAGGTAATCGTTGAAGACGATGCGGTGCATCTGCTCCATCGACTTGGCCGGCGCCAGCACCTTGCCTTCGGCGATGGCGGCGCTGAACTTGGCGGCGTGGGTCAGGAAGCTGACCTTCGGGTCGGCATGGAACAGCTTCTGCCAGCCGGCGGTCAGCGTGCAGATCAGCAGCCAGACCGTGGGTACCAGGGTGACCCAGGCGTACTGGCCGCGCTTCATCTTGACCAGCACGCAGGTGCCCAGCACCAGCGCCACCGCGGCCAGCATCTGGTTGGAGATGCCGAACAGCGGCCACAGCGTGTTGATGCCGCCGAGCGGATCGACCACGCCCTGGTACAGGAAGTAGCCCCAGGCCGCCACCGTCAGCGCGGTCGCGATCAGGTTGGCCGGCAGCGAGTCGGTGCGCTTCATCGACGGCACGAAGCTGCCCAGCAGGTCTTGCAGCATGAAGCGGCCGGCGCGGGTGCCCGCGTCGACGGCGGTCAGGATGAAGAGCGCCTCGAACAGGATGGCGAAGTGGTACCAGAACGCCATCATGGCCTGGCCGCCGACCACCTGGTGCAGGATGTGGGCGATGCCCACGGCCAGCGTCGGTGCGCCGCCGGCGCGCGAGATGATGGTGTTCTCGCCGACGTCCTTGGCGGTCTGCACCAGCACGTCCGGCGTGATCACGAAGCCCCAGGTCGAGACCGCCTGCGCCACTGCTTCCGGCGTGGTGCCGATCACCGCGGCCGGGCTGTTCATGGCGAAGTACACGCCGGGCTCGATCACCGCGGCGGCCACCAGCGCCATGATGGCGACGAAGGACTCGGCCAGCATCGCGCCGTAGCCGATGAAGCGAGCGTGGGTTTCGTTCTCGAGCAGCTTGGGCGTGGTGCCCGACGAGATCAGCGCGTGGAAGCCCGAGACCGCGCCGCAGGCGATGGTGATGAACAGGAACGGGAACAGGTTGCCCGACCACACCGGCCCGCCGCCCGCGGCGAACTGCGTGAAGGCCGGCATCTTCAGTTCCGGCGCGACGATCAGGATGCCCACCGCCAGCGCGATGATGGTGCCGATCTTCAGGAAGGTCGACAGGTAGTCGCGCGGGGCCAGCAGCAGCCACACCGGCAGCACCGCGGCGACAAAGCCGTAGATGATCAGCATCCAGGTCAGCGCCTTGCCGTCGTAGGTGAACAGCGGCGCCAGGGTCGCGCTTTCATGCACGTACTGGCCGCCGATGATGGCCAGCATCAGCAGCACGAAGCCGATCACCGAGACCTCGCCGATGCGGCCCGGGCGGATGTAGCGCGTGTAGATGCCCATGAAGATGGCGATGGGGATGGTCACCGCGACGGTGAAGGTGCCCCACGGCGAGTCCGCCAGCGCCTTCACCACGATCAGCGCCAGCACCGCCAGGATGATGATCATGATCATGAAGCAGCCGAACAGCGCGATCATGCCCGGCACCGTGCCCATCTCGGACTTGACCAGGTCGCCCAGCGAGCGGCCGTCGCGGCGCGTCGAGATGAACAGCACCATGAAGTCCTGCACCGCGCCGGCGAACACCACGCCGGCCAGCAGCCACAGCATGCCGGGCATATAGCCCATCTGCGCGGCCAGCACCGGGCCTACCAGCGGGCCGGCGCCGGCAATCGCGGCGAAGTGGTGGCCGAACAGCACCGCCTTGTTGGTCGGCACGTAGTCCAGGCCATCGTTATGGCGCCACGCGGGCGTCATCCGTTTGGGATCGAGCTGCATCACCTTGTCGGCGATAAAGCGGCTGTAGTACCGATAGGCGATCAGGTAGATGCAGAGCGCGGCCACCACGATCCACAGCGCGCTGACGGCTTCGCCGCGCGCGAGCGCGACGGTGCCGAAGGCAAACGCGCCAAGGATGGCGACGGCCAGCCACACCAGGTGTTCTCCGATGCGATTCATAGTGAAGGGTCTCCTCAGACCGGGATTTGGAAAGCCTGCGGCGGCGAAGGACTGGCAACTGGCAACGGGCGGGTCGGCGGCGGGCGCGCCTGGGGCGGGCAGCGAGGGCAATCCGGCGGTGAGGGGTCTCCTGGGCTGCTGGAATGAATTGCTGCGCGCCCGGTTCGTGTCGTTTCCGGATCTCGTCTTGCAGGCAGGCGATGCACCAGCCGGGTAGGCGGTGCACCAACTGCGTGGACCCGTGCCGCATGTTGGGGCGGCTTGCGCGTCCGGCGTGTAGTATTGACAGCCGCCAAACCCGGCACAAGCGCGTAACTACGCAGCACTTCTGCGTAGTACTACGCAAATCGACGGTGGCATGCCGCCTGCGCGGCATCGGTGTTTACCCCCGCTTCCCCGGTCTTGTATGAAACTCCGCCAGAAAATCCTGTTGCTCGCCGTGGCGCCGCTCGCGGTGGCGATGCTGGGCATCGCGCTGGCGGTGCGCTACCAGGCCACCCAGCTCGCGCAGCATGAGCGCGCGCTGGTCGAGGCCGCCTACCTGCAGAGCAAGGAGACCGAGCTGCGCCATTACGTGGAACTGGCGCAGAGCGCGATCGCGCCGCTGGTGCGCTCCGGCCGCAACGACGAAGCCACGCGCCAGGCGGCGATGGAAGCGCTGGCGCGGCTGGACTATGGCCCCGACGGCTACTTCTTCCTGTACGACCTGCAGGGCCGCAACCTGATGCATCCGCGCCAGCCCGAGCTGGTGGGCCAGGATCTGTGGACACTGCGCGACCCGCAGGGCGCGCCCACCATCCAGCAGCTGATCGCCGCGGCCAGGGGCGGCGGCGGCGCGGTGCGCTACCAGTGGCGCAAGCCCTCGACGCAGCAACTGGCGCCCAAGCTCGGCTACGTGGTGGCAGTGCCCGAATGGGGCTGGATGCTCGGCACCGGCATCTACCTGGATGACGTCGAAAGCACGCTGCGCCAGCTCGACGCGCGCGCCGAGACCGATATCCGCGAGACCATGGCGTGGATCGGCGTGATCGCTGGCATCAGCATCCTGCTGGTGGCTGCCAGCGGTTTGGCGCTGAACGTCAGCGAGCACCGCGAGGCCGACGCCAAGCTGCGCCAGCTGGCGCAGCGCGTGGTGCAGTCGCAGGAAGAAGAGCGCGCGCGGCTGTCGCGCGAGCTGCACGACGGCATCAGCCAGCTGCTGGTCTCGGTCAAGCTGGTGCTGGAAACCGCCGCCAACCGGCTGCGCCTGGCTCCGGCCGACGGCGCGGCGGTCGCGCCGGTGCTGGGGATGGCGCTGAACCGGCTCGACACGGTCTTCAATGAAGTGCGTCGGGTGGCGCGCAACCTGCGGCCGGCGTTGCTCGATGACCTGGGGCTGTACGCCGCGCTGCAGCACCTGGGGCGCGAGATGCAGGGCGGCAGCGGCCTCCAGATCATGGTGACGCAAAGCGGCACCCCACGCGAACTGCCCGACGAGCAGGCCACGGCGCTGTTCCGCATCGCCCAGGAAGCGCTGACCAACGTCGAGCGCCACGCCGGTGCCCGGCGCGTTGCCGTGTCGCTCGCCTTCGATGCCGATGCCACGCGCCTGGCCGTGCGCGACGACGGCCATGGCTTCGACGTCGCGCGCATGCAGGCCGACCCGCAGCGCGGCATCGGCCTGCGCAACCTGCGCGAGCGCATCGCCGCGCTGTGCGGGCAGTTCGACATCCTTTCCGGCCCGGGCGGCACCCAGGTCATCTCCTCGCTGCCGCTGGCCGCCCCGGCGGCCAGCGCGCGCCAGGCCCATTCCGCAGGACCCTCGCAGTCATGATCCAGTTTCTTGCCGAAGCTCGCGAAGAAGATAACGAAGCGCCCGCGCGCGTGCTGCTGATCGACGACCACGCGCTGGTGCGCGACGGCATGCGCATGCACCTGGCGCTGCAGCCGGGGCTGCGCGTGGTGGGCGAAGCCGATGACGGCGAAGCCGCGCTGGCGTGGCTGGAGCGCGCCGGCGCGGCCGAGATGCCGGACCTGGTGATCACCGATATCGGCATGCGCGGCATGGGCGGCATTGCGCTGGCGGCGGCGCTGCACGACCGCTATCCCGAACTGGCGGTGCTGATCGTGTCGATGCACGACAACCTGGAATACGTGCGCCAGGCCGTGCGCGCCGGCGCGCGCGGCTATGTGCTCAAGGACGCCCCGGCCGACGAGCTGATCGCGGCGATCCGCTCGGTGCTGGCGGGACGCGTGTTCTACAGCGCCCGCATCGCGCGCGGCATCGCCGAGCAAAGCCCCGCGGCCGGCCCGCTCGATGCGCTCACGCCGCGCGAGCGCGATATCCTGCGCGGCATCGGCCGCGGCCTGGCCAACAAGGAGATCGCGGCGCAGCTGGGGGTATCGGTGCGCACCGTCGAGACCCACCGGCTCAACCTGAAGCGCAAGCTGGGGATCGAGGGGCGCGCGGGGCTGGTGAAGTATGCGGTGGAGACGCTGGGGGACAGCGAGGGCGGATAAAAAAACGCCCGCCGTTGGACAAGGCGGGCGTTGACTGGCTCAGGACTTCCGACCGCTTAGCCGTCCAGCCGCTTGCCAAGTGCCGCGCGCGTCTGCGCCAGCGCCTGCGGCAGATGGTGCTTCAGTTGCGTGAACAGCTCGTCGTGCAGCGCCAGTTCCTTCTGCCAGGCGTCACGGTCGATCGAGGTCACCTGCTCGAACTGCGCCGGCGAGAACTCGACGCCGTTCCAGTTCAGGTCCTGGTAGCGCGGCGAGGTGCCGAACACATGCTCGGCGCCCTGCCCCCTGCCTTCGACGCGGTCGATCATCCACGACAGCACGCGCATGTTCTCGCCAAAGCCCGGCCACACGAAGTTGCCGTCGGCATCCTTGCGGAACCAGTTTACGCAGTAGATCTTCGGCAGCCTTGCGCCCGCGGCTTCGAGCTTCTTGCCCAGTTCGAGCCAGTGGCCGAAGTAGTCGCTCATGTTATAGCCGCAGAACGGCAGCATGGCGAACGGGTCGCGGCGCACCACGCCTTGCTGGCCGGCGGCCGCCGCGGTGGTTTCCGAGCCCATGGTGGCGGCCATGTAGACGCCTTCGGTCCAGTTACGCGCCTCGGTCACCAGCGGCACCGTGGTCGAGCGGCGGCCACCGAAGATGAACGCATCGATGGGGACGCCGGCCGGGTTGTCCCAGTTGTCGTCGATCGACGGGCATTGCGACGCGGGCGCGGTGAAGCGCGCGTTCGGGTGCGCGGCCTTGGCGCCGGTGGCCCTGGCAATCTCCGGGGTCCAGTCCTTGC from Cupriavidus taiwanensis encodes:
- a CDS encoding carbon starvation CstA family protein; the protein is MNRIGEHLVWLAVAILGAFAFGTVALARGEAVSALWIVVAALCIYLIAYRYYSRFIADKVMQLDPKRMTPAWRHNDGLDYVPTNKAVLFGHHFAAIAGAGPLVGPVLAAQMGYMPGMLWLLAGVVFAGAVQDFMVLFISTRRDGRSLGDLVKSEMGTVPGMIALFGCFMIMIIILAVLALIVVKALADSPWGTFTVAVTIPIAIFMGIYTRYIRPGRIGEVSVIGFVLLMLAIIGGQYVHESATLAPLFTYDGKALTWMLIIYGFVAAVLPVWLLLAPRDYLSTFLKIGTIIALAVGILIVAPELKMPAFTQFAAGGGPVWSGNLFPFLFITIACGAVSGFHALISSGTTPKLLENETHARFIGYGAMLAESFVAIMALVAAAVIEPGVYFAMNSPAAVIGTTPEAVAQAVSTWGFVITPDVLVQTAKDVGENTIISRAGGAPTLAVGIAHILHQVVGGQAMMAFWYHFAILFEALFILTAVDAGTRAGRFMLQDLLGSFVPSMKRTDSLPANLIATALTVAAWGYFLYQGVVDPLGGINTLWPLFGISNQMLAAVALVLGTCVLVKMKRGQYAWVTLVPTVWLLICTLTAGWQKLFHADPKVSFLTHAAKFSAAIAEGKVLAPAKSMEQMHRIVFNDYLDAGLCALFMVVVLSIVFYGFKTALQARAVNRPTDKETPFEPLPGAASAQS
- a CDS encoding cache domain-containing protein, producing MKLRQKILLLAVAPLAVAMLGIALAVRYQATQLAQHERALVEAAYLQSKETELRHYVELAQSAIAPLVRSGRNDEATRQAAMEALARLDYGPDGYFFLYDLQGRNLMHPRQPELVGQDLWTLRDPQGAPTIQQLIAAARGGGGAVRYQWRKPSTQQLAPKLGYVVAVPEWGWMLGTGIYLDDVESTLRQLDARAETDIRETMAWIGVIAGISILLVAASGLALNVSEHREADAKLRQLAQRVVQSQEEERARLSRELHDGISQLLVSVKLVLETAANRLRLAPADGAAVAPVLGMALNRLDTVFNEVRRVARNLRPALLDDLGLYAALQHLGREMQGGSGLQIMVTQSGTPRELPDEQATALFRIAQEALTNVERHAGARRVAVSLAFDADATRLAVRDDGHGFDVARMQADPQRGIGLRNLRERIAALCGQFDILSGPGGTQVISSLPLAAPAASARQAHSAGPSQS
- a CDS encoding response regulator, with amino-acid sequence MIQFLAEAREEDNEAPARVLLIDDHALVRDGMRMHLALQPGLRVVGEADDGEAALAWLERAGAAEMPDLVITDIGMRGMGGIALAAALHDRYPELAVLIVSMHDNLEYVRQAVRAGARGYVLKDAPADELIAAIRSVLAGRVFYSARIARGIAEQSPAAGPLDALTPRERDILRGIGRGLANKEIAAQLGVSVRTVETHRLNLKRKLGIEGRAGLVKYAVETLGDSEGG